One segment of Candidatus Hydrogenedentota bacterium DNA contains the following:
- a CDS encoding site-2 protease family protein, producing the protein MNNLSQSSGPQPTPGDRHSPGSQHTTRNVGAIGGVLVAIGLLLAKFKFLLVPVLKFFPLIFKTGGTMILSIVFYAMEWGWWYATGFVLLILIHECGHLVMARRFGLNAGWPVFIPFMGAVIALKDAPKNAWIEAWVGIGGPILGTLGAIVCEIIFLATGEPIFRALAYTGFFLNLFNLAPISPLDGGRIATALSPWLWIVGLLIIGTLAVLRPNFICFLIIALALPRLVTLFRKRTDEERRFFELSGSQRLTMAFFYFGLVGFLVMGMHFSHIPPPDQPQVRTEEELESLDWPTSLDSPAPLQDGNFDRVAYFTHSSSGHPS; encoded by the coding sequence ATGAACAACCTTTCCCAGTCCAGCGGACCACAACCTACTCCCGGCGATCGCCACTCGCCCGGCAGTCAGCACACGACCCGAAATGTCGGTGCAATTGGCGGCGTCCTCGTTGCCATCGGCCTACTTCTCGCCAAATTCAAGTTTCTGCTCGTCCCCGTCCTCAAGTTCTTCCCGCTGATTTTCAAAACCGGCGGCACAATGATCCTCTCGATCGTCTTCTACGCGATGGAATGGGGCTGGTGGTACGCCACGGGCTTTGTCCTGCTCATCCTCATTCACGAATGTGGACATCTCGTCATGGCGCGCCGGTTCGGCCTCAACGCCGGCTGGCCCGTCTTCATCCCGTTCATGGGCGCTGTCATCGCCCTCAAGGACGCGCCGAAAAACGCATGGATCGAAGCATGGGTTGGAATCGGTGGACCAATACTGGGAACGCTCGGCGCCATCGTCTGCGAGATCATCTTCCTCGCCACCGGAGAACCGATCTTCCGCGCCCTCGCCTACACCGGGTTCTTCCTGAATCTCTTCAACCTCGCACCCATATCCCCGCTCGATGGCGGCCGCATTGCGACCGCGCTGTCGCCGTGGCTGTGGATCGTCGGCCTGCTCATCATCGGGACTCTGGCCGTGCTCCGCCCGAACTTCATCTGCTTCCTCATCATCGCGCTCGCGTTGCCCCGTCTCGTCACCTTGTTCCGCAAGCGCACCGACGAGGAACGCCGCTTCTTCGAGCTCTCCGGCAGCCAACGCCTTACCATGGCCTTCTTCTACTTCGGTCTTGTCGGCTTCCTTGTTATGGGCATGCACTTCAGCCATATACCGCCGCCCGACCAGCCGCAGGTGCGGACGGAAGAAGAACTGGAGTCCTTAGACTGGCCCACTTCGCTCGATTCGCCGGCTCCGCTACAAGACGGGAACTTCGATCGCGTCGCGTACTTTACGCATTCGAGCTCAGGTCATCCGTCTTGA
- a CDS encoding 2Fe-2S iron-sulfur cluster binding domain-containing protein, giving the protein MHDIHFQNERYAAREGESVLDCLLRNGFAMPHSCKSGVCQSCIMRAVSGTIPAKAQTGLRDTLRAQGYVLACCFVPEGDVEIALIDTALLRTPGSIESIDPLNATVVRVRVRTEKPIEYRPGQYVNLVRADGLVRSYSLASVPEEDELLELHVAAVPGGRMSGWMHRRDGLGAQVALLGPVGNCFYVPGNAHQPIFLAGTNTGLAPLYGIVRDALRRGHEGPIHLFHGAIRPEGLYLADELRAMASRNANVHYYASVLQGEADGVATVPLDQFSLQTVPKLSGHKVYLCGHPDFVRIMQRKTFLAGASLSDIYADAFVPSPE; this is encoded by the coding sequence ATGCACGACATTCATTTCCAGAACGAGCGGTATGCCGCGCGGGAGGGGGAGAGCGTTCTCGATTGCCTGCTGCGGAACGGTTTCGCCATGCCACACTCCTGCAAGAGTGGCGTCTGCCAGTCGTGCATCATGCGGGCGGTTAGCGGGACAATACCGGCGAAGGCGCAGACGGGCCTGCGCGACACGTTGCGAGCGCAAGGATACGTGCTGGCGTGTTGTTTCGTTCCGGAGGGTGACGTCGAGATAGCGCTGATCGACACGGCGCTGCTGCGCACGCCCGGGTCTATCGAATCAATCGATCCGCTGAATGCGACGGTGGTGCGCGTGCGAGTGCGCACGGAAAAGCCGATCGAATACCGGCCGGGTCAATACGTCAATCTAGTGCGCGCGGACGGGCTGGTGCGAAGTTATTCGCTTGCGAGTGTGCCCGAGGAAGACGAGTTGCTCGAACTCCACGTCGCGGCGGTGCCGGGCGGAAGGATGAGCGGGTGGATGCACCGGCGCGACGGGTTGGGCGCGCAGGTCGCGCTGTTGGGGCCCGTGGGGAATTGCTTCTACGTTCCGGGGAACGCACACCAGCCGATATTTCTTGCGGGTACGAATACCGGGCTCGCGCCGCTCTACGGCATTGTGCGCGATGCACTGCGCCGGGGACACGAAGGGCCGATTCATCTGTTTCACGGCGCGATTCGGCCGGAGGGGCTGTATCTTGCCGACGAACTGCGGGCGATGGCGTCGCGGAACGCAAACGTTCACTACTACGCGAGCGTGCTTCAGGGCGAGGCGGATGGTGTCGCGACCGTACCGCTCGATCAGTTTAGCCTACAGACCGTTCCGAAGCTCAGCGGACACAAGGTCTATCTGTGTGGTCACCCGGACTTCGTGCGGATCATGCAGCGCAAAACGTTTTTGGCTGGGGCATCCCTCAGCGATATCTACGCGGACGCGTTCGTGCCGAGTCCGGAGTAG
- a CDS encoding group 1 truncated hemoglobin, whose translation MSTLYEQLGGAAAVDAAVDLFYRRVLSDDRIAHFFDGVDMARQAAKQKAFLTYAFGGPNDYTGLDMRRGHAHLVQRGLNDSHFDAVVEDLGATLQEMGVAQDLIDQVAAIAESTRNDVLGR comes from the coding sequence ATGAGCACGCTTTACGAGCAATTGGGCGGGGCAGCGGCGGTCGATGCGGCGGTAGACTTGTTTTACAGGAGGGTCTTGTCCGACGACCGCATAGCGCATTTCTTTGACGGGGTCGATATGGCGCGCCAGGCGGCCAAGCAGAAGGCGTTCTTGACGTATGCGTTCGGCGGGCCGAACGATTACACGGGCCTCGACATGCGCCGGGGGCACGCCCACTTGGTGCAGCGGGGGCTCAACGACAGCCACTTTGACGCGGTGGTCGAGGATCTCGGCGCGACGTTGCAGGAAATGGGGGTGGCGCAGGACCTGATCGATCAGGTTGCCGCAATCGCGGAGAGTACGCGTAACGACGTGCTGGGGAGGTAG
- a CDS encoding Rrf2 family transcriptional regulator, with protein MHLTHYTDYALRTLIFLAAKGEPSTIAEVATRFRISRNHLVKVVHSLGKTGLIKTERGKLGGIRLAHPANQIKVGDVVRKMEVNFHLVECFCPAHNECPITPVCDLKRVLEEAFDNFMVVLDRYTLADMIAERQPLMQLLQPAANAETSPARA; from the coding sequence ATGCATCTTACCCACTATACCGATTACGCCCTTCGCACGCTTATTTTCCTGGCGGCCAAGGGCGAACCCTCCACCATTGCGGAGGTCGCAACACGCTTTCGCATTTCGCGAAACCATCTCGTTAAGGTCGTACACAGCCTGGGCAAGACCGGACTTATCAAGACCGAACGCGGCAAACTGGGCGGCATTCGGCTCGCGCACCCGGCAAACCAGATTAAGGTCGGCGACGTCGTCCGTAAAATGGAGGTAAACTTCCACTTGGTGGAATGTTTCTGTCCGGCCCACAACGAGTGCCCGATCACCCCGGTATGCGACCTAAAGCGCGTGCTCGAGGAAGCGTTTGACAATTTCATGGTCGTGCTGGACCGCTATACGCTCGCCGACATGATTGCCGAACGGCAACCGCTCATGCAATTGCTGCAGCCGGCCGCAAACGCAGAGACGTCGCCTGCGCGCGCGTAG